GGTCATCAGCGAGAACATCTTCGAGAACCGCTTCATGCACGTGCCGGAGCTGGACCGCATGGGCGCGGACATCACCATCCGCGGGGCCAACGCCATCGTGAAGGGGGTCAAGCGCCTCTCGGGCGCCCCCGTCATGGCCACCGACCTGCGCGCCAGCGCGAGCCTCGTGCTCGCGGGGCTGCGCGCCGAGGGTAGGACCGAAGTCCAACGCGTCTATCACCTGGACCGCGGGTACGAGCACCTGGAGCGCAAGCTGCGCGGCCTGGGCGCGGACATCGAGCGCGTCAAGGCCTAGGGCGCACTTTCGCAACATCGACCGGGATGCCGGGTTGCATCCTCAAAATAGCGCGCCTTATCATCCTCTTCTCACCGGGAGCAGTGCTCCCCCTTTCAGGAGAATGACCCGCCCCATGGATTGCCCCGGTTGCAACGTCGAGATGGCCGATCTCGAAGGGGAGGAGATGACGTTGCGGAAGTGTGGAGAGTGCGGAGGCCTCTGGGTCGACGTCGCCGACCTCAACCGCCAGCTGCTCCACGCCAACCTGCCGGGGCTCGAGAGCCTGGGCGGCAAGGTGGACGCAAACGCACTGACCGGTCAGTGCCCCGAGTGCCAGGTGGACCTGGTGCGCGTGGACGGGGGGGATCGCCAGCACCCCCTGCACTACGACACCTGCGAGTCCTGCGGCGGCATGTTCCTCGAGTCCGAGTTCCGCGACGCGAGCGACC
This Aggregicoccus sp. 17bor-14 DNA region includes the following protein-coding sequences:
- a CDS encoding zf-TFIIB domain-containing protein, with product MDCPGCNVEMADLEGEEMTLRKCGECGGLWVDVADLNRQLLHANLPGLESLGGKVDANALTGQCPECQVDLVRVDGGDRQHPLHYDTCESCGGMFLESEFRDASDQKTAKDEIIHFFRHFSAKKKSAAL